A single Spirochaetota bacterium DNA region contains:
- a CDS encoding ribose-phosphate pyrophosphokinase, whose protein sequence is MIYPIKLFSGTSNFPLAHEIAQYLGIELSEIEIKKFKDGEISVKILENVRSVDVFLIQSTSNPANDNIMELLLMVDAAMRASAQRITAVIPYYGYARQDRKVEPRVPISAKLVANMLQAAGVDRILTMELHSDQIQGFFDIPVDNLFASPLVIEYVRELNIPNPTVVSPDAGGTERARFLARNIGAELAIVDKRRPEPNKSEVMNIIGEESVKNHNCILIDDMIDTAGSITQAAHALRENGAKDIYCIAT, encoded by the coding sequence ATGATATATCCAATAAAACTATTTTCCGGAACCTCAAATTTCCCGTTAGCCCATGAAATTGCACAGTATTTAGGCATTGAACTTTCCGAAATTGAAATTAAAAAATTTAAGGATGGGGAAATATCTGTCAAGATTCTTGAAAACGTACGAAGCGTGGATGTTTTTTTAATACAATCCACCAGCAACCCTGCAAATGACAACATCATGGAATTGCTGCTCATGGTGGATGCGGCCATGCGGGCTTCAGCACAGCGAATTACTGCTGTCATACCTTACTATGGCTATGCTCGTCAGGACCGAAAGGTGGAGCCACGGGTTCCTATTTCAGCTAAATTAGTTGCCAACATGTTACAGGCTGCAGGCGTTGACCGAATACTCACTATGGAGTTACACTCCGACCAGATACAGGGTTTTTTTGACATTCCGGTGGATAATCTTTTTGCATCACCACTGGTAATTGAATATGTACGAGAGCTCAATATTCCAAACCCAACTGTTGTATCACCGGATGCCGGTGGAACAGAACGTGCACGATTTTTAGCCAGGAACATAGGAGCAGAATTAGCAATAGTAGATAAGCGAAGGCCTGAGCCCAATAAATCAGAGGTAATGAATATCATAGGCGAAGAAAGTGTCAAAAACCACAACTGTATATTAATTGACGATATGATTGACACTGCAGGGTCCATAACACAGGCAGCACATGCATTACGGGAAAATGGTGCAAAGGATATATACTGCATTGCAACTC
- a CDS encoding sugar phosphate nucleotidyltransferase → MDSKCKAIVLAAGKGVRMQSELPKVLHPLGGKPLVLHVIDNLIHAGLKEEDIIVVVGYRGEDVIQAISKRAQFVWQKEQLGTGHAVMQAEPVLQAYNGIIIVACGDVPLIKPETFSMLFSTANDPKTGAVVLTMELENPFGYGRIIRDEHGNLQKIVEEKDADPEQKATHEVNTGTYAFKSQLLFKGLKTVTTENAQKEYYLPDALTYIRSTGNTVKIIRLDDPIQGSGINSKEELAKLEDIISKKK, encoded by the coding sequence ATGGATAGTAAATGTAAAGCCATAGTCCTTGCTGCGGGTAAAGGCGTACGAATGCAATCCGAATTGCCCAAAGTATTGCACCCCCTGGGTGGCAAACCACTGGTTCTTCATGTTATTGATAATTTAATACATGCAGGTCTTAAAGAAGAAGATATCATCGTGGTGGTAGGCTATAGAGGTGAAGATGTTATACAGGCAATAAGCAAAAGGGCACAATTTGTATGGCAAAAAGAGCAATTAGGAACAGGGCATGCAGTTATGCAGGCCGAACCTGTATTGCAGGCATATAATGGTATTATCATTGTTGCCTGTGGGGATGTTCCGTTAATTAAGCCTGAAACGTTTTCAATGCTTTTTTCTACAGCCAACGACCCCAAAACGGGAGCAGTTGTGCTAACCATGGAACTTGAAAATCCTTTTGGCTATGGACGAATCATTCGTGATGAACATGGCAATCTACAAAAAATCGTAGAAGAAAAGGATGCAGACCCTGAGCAAAAAGCTACCCATGAAGTTAATACCGGTACCTATGCATTTAAATCACAGCTTCTTTTCAAGGGTTTAAAAACCGTTACTACAGAAAATGCACAGAAGGAATACTATCTGCCTGATGCATTAACATATATCCGGTCAACCGGCAATACTGTTAAAATTATCAGGTTAGATGATCCAATACAGGGCAGTGGTATTAATTCAAAAGAGGAATTAGCTAAACTTGAAGATATAATTTCCAAAAAAAAGTAA
- the ispE gene encoding 4-(cytidine 5'-diphospho)-2-C-methyl-D-erythritol kinase, giving the protein MIVSIKAYAKINLHLEVLNKRPDGYHNICSIMAKVDIFDLLQLEQCEVCKPGVGITSLQCIGGRNASVMENIPTRENLIAKAVEMYCHHAGIGLQVAIAIQKNIPSQAGLAGGSADAAATLLLLNNRLKHFNEQELMAIAQTIGADVPFCLNGTVALCEGIGEIVTPLPPIALPATAIIIYDDIHCNTKQAYADLKRGTQPVASCKDEILHVWKKGDSNSLLKIFKNDFQEIIFTNNPGLVTVYNTLKRFQPDFAQMTGSGSAIFALFFDSVNAENVYSQIQTQFSQVFFTKLLMI; this is encoded by the coding sequence ATGATTGTTAGTATAAAAGCCTACGCAAAAATAAATCTTCATCTTGAAGTATTGAATAAACGGCCTGATGGCTACCACAATATCTGTAGCATCATGGCAAAAGTTGATATTTTTGATCTTTTACAACTTGAACAATGTGAAGTGTGTAAACCTGGTGTGGGCATCACATCATTGCAGTGTATTGGTGGACGCAACGCATCTGTTATGGAAAACATACCTACAAGGGAAAATCTCATTGCAAAAGCTGTTGAAATGTACTGTCACCATGCTGGCATAGGATTGCAGGTTGCTATCGCCATACAAAAAAATATACCATCCCAGGCGGGTTTAGCCGGGGGCAGTGCGGATGCTGCCGCAACGTTGTTGCTTCTTAATAATAGGCTGAAACATTTTAATGAACAGGAACTTATGGCAATAGCACAAACAATTGGGGCTGATGTGCCCTTTTGTCTTAACGGTACAGTTGCACTGTGTGAGGGTATAGGCGAAATAGTCACGCCATTGCCGCCAATAGCTCTGCCGGCAACCGCAATTATTATCTATGATGATATCCATTGCAATACCAAACAGGCTTATGCTGACCTCAAACGAGGCACTCAGCCTGTTGCTTCCTGTAAAGACGAAATTCTTCACGTATGGAAAAAAGGTGACAGTAACTCATTGTTGAAAATATTTAAAAATGACTTTCAGGAGATTATATTTACCAACAATCCTGGGCTTGTTACTGTATATAATACTCTGAAACGTTTTCAACCTGACTTTGCTCAGATGACAGGGAGTGGATCTGCAATTTTTGCACTTTTTTTTGATTCAGTAAATGCTGAAAATGTTTACAGCCAGATTCAAACCCAATTTTCACAGGTTTTTTTTACCAAATTATTAATGATATAA
- a CDS encoding DUF2769 domain-containing protein, producing MQIVMKILMGMMYLLPKKMRDSFPAIMMQKGRVAAGKHHPTIAMNITNMLICAKNCGTCPSYPGIRGEALFCASGPSTGEVIENGCNCITCPLFDRCSPYSIGYFCIHGQCSPKDTRTAIAKFTDMAKAYLQRFTFQIDDEEEFILEDAVKAEIVDEPDVHDITLKFIGEKVVNSKSNIPILYASLNAGIPHTHVCGGRARCSTCRVIIEEGLEYCRPRNERETRLAKIKGFPPEVRLA from the coding sequence ATGCAAATCGTGATGAAAATATTGATGGGGATGATGTATCTGCTCCCTAAAAAAATGCGCGATAGCTTCCCAGCTATCATGATGCAAAAAGGGAGGGTTGCTGCTGGAAAACATCATCCCACAATTGCTATGAATATTACCAATATGCTTATATGTGCAAAAAATTGTGGAACATGCCCAAGTTATCCTGGGATACGAGGGGAAGCGCTTTTTTGTGCTTCTGGCCCCAGTACAGGTGAAGTTATTGAAAATGGTTGTAATTGTATTACTTGTCCACTATTTGACAGATGTAGCCCCTATAGTATTGGATATTTTTGTATTCATGGGCAGTGCAGCCCTAAGGATACACGGACAGCAATTGCTAAATTTACAGATATGGCTAAGGCCTATTTACAGCGTTTTACATTTCAGATAGATGATGAAGAAGAATTCATTCTTGAGGATGCGGTAAAAGCAGAGATTGTTGATGAACCCGATGTCCATGATATAACACTCAAGTTTATTGGTGAAAAAGTAGTTAATTCTAAATCAAACATCCCAATCCTGTATGCATCGCTTAATGCCGGGATACCACATACACACGTATGTGGTGGGAGAGCACGGTGCTCAACCTGCAGGGTGATAATAGAAGAGGGCCTGGAATATTGCCGACCTCGAAATGAAAGAGAAACACGGCTGGCTAAAATAAAAGGATTTCCCCCTGAAGTCAGGCTTGCATGA
- a CDS encoding adenylate/guanylate cyclase domain-containing protein, with product MDELDISEAIRQGRGGINDVGREADVTILFSDIRSFTAFSEKALPYDVIHILNRYFETIGSIIDVNGGYIDKYMGDGIMAIFGLDKDMKDDHAYLAVKSSLEIQQAINEFNDYLLQHFNHSFSAGVGIHSGTVIIGNLGFSKKKEYTALGDTVNTASRIESLNKRTGTAILVSESTYKRCQRHFTWGRKFKTKVKGKEEPVVVHEVIDFMR from the coding sequence TTGGATGAGCTTGATATATCCGAGGCTATACGACAGGGTAGAGGTGGCATCAATGATGTAGGAAGAGAAGCTGATGTTACAATATTATTTTCAGATATACGATCATTTACTGCATTTTCTGAAAAGGCTTTGCCGTATGATGTCATTCATATTTTAAACAGGTATTTTGAAACTATAGGAAGTATTATTGATGTTAATGGGGGCTACATTGATAAGTATATGGGTGATGGTATTATGGCTATTTTTGGCCTGGATAAAGACATGAAAGATGACCATGCATATCTGGCTGTAAAATCATCACTGGAAATACAACAAGCAATAAATGAATTCAATGATTATCTATTACAACATTTTAATCATTCTTTTTCAGCAGGTGTTGGTATTCATTCCGGAACTGTTATTATTGGGAACTTAGGGTTCAGCAAAAAGAAAGAATACACTGCATTGGGTGATACGGTCAATACAGCTTCACGTATAGAATCATTGAATAAAAGAACTGGAACTGCAATACTTGTTTCTGAAAGTACATATAAGCGGTGTCAGCGGCATTTTACCTGGGGGCGAAAATTTAAAACAAAGGTTAAAGGCAAGGAAGAGCCTGTAGTTGTTCATGAAGTAATTGATTTTATGCGTTAG
- a CDS encoding NAD-dependent epimerase/dehydratase family protein, with protein sequence MKTQKRILVITGAFGYVGSRVIERLKKSKFYSKIVCTDIIKPDMPLPPHFVYEYCDIRDGQKLKDIFINHKVTDVLHLAYLSNPSRDYKLEYEIDIVGSENVLRATAAVKASKFVIASSDCAYGFFPDTPDYLDETAPLRPTPGFTYAIHKVEIEYKVAQFAKENPNTKVVIMRPCIIMGPHCKSAVAKSLKQSFILGFKGYNPIMQFIHEDDAAEAFFLALTKNVQGAFNLATDKGLRYDEMATVAGKPLVPIPAGIMKPIVSALYTLHLLPFGPGQLTYIQYPLSMNADKIKKVLGFKPRYSSEQAIRAYLSSNA encoded by the coding sequence ATGAAAACACAAAAGCGAATACTGGTAATTACCGGAGCATTTGGGTATGTTGGTTCGCGCGTAATAGAAAGACTTAAAAAATCCAAATTCTACTCTAAAATAGTATGTACTGACATTATTAAACCTGATATGCCTCTTCCACCTCACTTTGTTTATGAATATTGTGATATCAGAGATGGGCAAAAGCTTAAGGACATTTTTATTAACCACAAAGTTACCGATGTACTGCATTTAGCATATCTTTCAAACCCTTCACGTGATTATAAACTGGAGTACGAAATTGATATAGTAGGATCTGAAAATGTTCTGCGTGCTACTGCTGCGGTTAAAGCCAGCAAATTTGTTATTGCCAGTTCCGATTGTGCATATGGATTTTTCCCTGATACTCCTGATTATCTTGATGAAACAGCCCCATTGCGCCCGACACCCGGTTTTACCTATGCTATACATAAGGTCGAAATTGAATATAAGGTTGCACAGTTTGCTAAAGAAAACCCAAACACAAAAGTTGTCATCATGCGCCCCTGTATTATAATGGGGCCTCATTGTAAAAGTGCTGTAGCAAAATCATTGAAGCAGTCATTTATCCTTGGATTTAAAGGGTATAACCCAATAATGCAATTTATACATGAAGATGATGCTGCAGAAGCATTTTTCTTGGCCCTGACAAAAAATGTTCAGGGGGCTTTCAACCTTGCCACCGACAAAGGACTGCGCTATGATGAAATGGCAACAGTTGCTGGCAAACCCCTGGTACCAATACCCGCAGGTATAATGAAGCCTATTGTTTCAGCCCTTTATACGCTTCATCTTCTGCCTTTTGGGCCTGGCCAGTTAACATATATTCAATACCCACTTTCCATGAATGCTGATAAAATTAAAAAAGTGCTTGGATTTAAACCACGTTATTCATCTGAGCAGGCAATCAGAGCTTATTTATCTTCTAACGCATAA
- a CDS encoding DUF6544 family protein: protein MKYLFLIIVILHGLIHVLGFLKSLGYAIPQLPAINKLTGIVWLVVSFAMIATAILYITDNAMWLLTGTIAIFVSQVLIISSWQEAKYGTLPNIIILIIVVVGCAMWFFNHQVEKEIQVMLAQEAHSEKPAEKIITENMLTRYPAPVQRWLRYSGVVGKEIVRTVYVTQKGEMRLNPGQKQWFTSYSQQYFTVSIPAFIWKVSMNIYLLPVIGRDMFVNGKGEMKIMLMGLIPIAIAGNDFKIHQSALQRFLGEISWFPQAALMPYIRWDAIDESSARATITYRGISGSAVFHFNTKGELVKFVAMRYKDINDEKPTEWVATVKGYGEFNGIKIPTSFDATWMLKEEPFTWFRFEISDVRYQ from the coding sequence ATGAAATATCTATTCTTGATTATTGTTATACTTCATGGTTTGATTCATGTGCTTGGGTTTTTAAAATCTTTGGGATATGCAATACCTCAATTACCTGCTATAAACAAACTTACTGGTATAGTTTGGCTGGTGGTAAGCTTTGCGATGATAGCAACAGCTATTTTGTATATTACTGATAATGCCATGTGGTTGTTGACAGGAACTATCGCCATATTTGTATCCCAGGTTTTAATTATTTCAAGCTGGCAGGAAGCAAAATATGGAACGTTGCCCAATATTATTATTCTTATTATTGTAGTTGTTGGATGTGCAATGTGGTTTTTCAACCATCAGGTTGAAAAAGAAATTCAGGTAATGTTAGCACAGGAAGCGCATTCTGAAAAGCCTGCAGAAAAAATTATCACTGAAAATATGCTTACACGATACCCTGCACCTGTACAACGATGGCTCAGATATTCTGGTGTTGTAGGGAAGGAAATTGTAAGAACGGTGTACGTTACACAGAAAGGTGAAATGAGGTTAAACCCTGGACAAAAGCAATGGTTTACATCATATTCACAACAGTACTTTACGGTTTCCATCCCTGCATTCATCTGGAAGGTAAGCATGAATATATATCTGCTGCCTGTTATTGGCAGGGATATGTTTGTCAATGGCAAGGGGGAAATGAAGATAATGTTAATGGGGCTTATACCAATCGCGATAGCTGGTAATGATTTCAAAATTCATCAATCGGCTTTACAACGGTTTCTTGGTGAAATTTCTTGGTTTCCTCAGGCAGCGCTCATGCCTTATATACGCTGGGATGCAATTGATGAATCAAGTGCAAGAGCAACAATTACATATAGGGGTATATCAGGCAGTGCTGTTTTTCATTTTAATACTAAAGGTGAACTGGTAAAGTTTGTGGCAATGCGATATAAAGACATTAATGATGAAAAGCCTACAGAGTGGGTTGCAACTGTTAAAGGTTATGGTGAATTTAATGGTATAAAAATCCCAACATCCTTTGATGCTACATGGATGCTAAAAGAGGAACCATTTACATGGTTCAGGTTTGAGATTTCTGATGTGAGATATCAGTAA